The Saprospiraceae bacterium genomic interval TATTTGCTGCCATTGCAATCCCAACTGCATTTGTAATCGGGGTATCGGTTTACATTTTTATTTTGGGCGATCCTTCTCACTTTGAAAATGGGGATCCCAAAGGTCACCCTCATCCGGGTGATTATTTGGGAATGATGTATAAAGGAGGTCCCATGGTTCCAATACTCATGACAAATTTTATCATTGTTTTATCAGTGATTATTGAGAGGATGATTACTATTGGGGCGGCGTCAGGCAAAGGTTCTATACAGACCTTTGTAAGAAAGATTAAAAACTTTTTGGATCAGAACCAGATCGATCAGGCCATTACCTGCTGCGACCAGCAAAAAGGTTCTGTAGCCAATGTGATCCGCGAAGGTCTTGGCAAATACAAAGAAATGTCTGTTAACAACCAACTGGATAACGAACACAAAGTGCTGGCCATTCAGAAGGAAATTGAGGAATCGACCTCTTTGGAATTGCCTGTATTGGAGAAAAACCTGGTCATCCTTGCAACCATCTCTTCTGTGGCTACCCTTTTGGGACTTTTAGGAACAGTTTTCGGGATGATCCGCGCATTCTCAGCCATTGCTACAGCGGGTGCTCCGGATGCAGTTGCACTGTCTACCGGTATTTCCGAAGCCCTGATCAATACGGCTTTAGGTATTGGTACATCTGCTTTAGCCATCATTTCATACAACTATTTCACTACTAGAATTGATGGAATGACTTATGGAATTGACGAAGCAGGATTTACAATAGCCCAAACCTTTGCTTCCAAGCACTAATTCAATTAAAATTTATTGGCATGCCAAAAGTTAAGGTTCCACGGAAGAGCACAACAATAGACATGACGGCCATGTGCGACGTTGCATTTCTGTTGTTGACCTTCTTTATCCTTACTACCAAATTCAGGCCGCAGGAGGTTGTCGAAATTGACATTCCCTCCTCCACCGCGCAAATTCCAATTCCGGACAAGGATATTCTCATGTTTCAGATCGCTCCCGACGGAAGAGCTTTTTTCGGGTTGGACGATCAAATTACCCGTCTGAAATTGTTGAACCGATTGGAAGAAGGATATCAGATAAAATTTACAGAAGACCAAAAGGAAGCATTCAAACTCGTTGAGTTGTGGGGAATGAATATCAGGGAACTACCCGCGTATTTATCGCTCGATGCGAATTCAAGGGCACATTTCAAACATCCGGGACTGGTTATTGATACAACAAGCGGCGAGCACCAGCTGGAAGACCTGATCCTTTGGTCGAGACAGGAAAACAACAACCTGAGAATAGCGATTAAAGCTGATAAAACAACAGAATACAGAGCATTTGATAAAATTATCGAAGCCCTGCAAAATCGAAAAGTAAACCGTTTCAACCTGATCACCTCAGCCAGAAGTGCCCAGGAATAATCAATACAACATTTTAAAATCAAGATGTTATGGCTGAAATGAATGTACCCGAAAGTGGTGCGAAAAAAGGCAAGAAGAAATCGCGATCGAAAAAAATGTCCACCCGGGTAGATTTAACTGCCATGGTGGATCTGGGGTTTTTGCTGATCACATTTTTTATGTTGGCTACTACGTTCAACAAGCCAAAAACGATGGAGATCATCAAACCCGCTAAAGAGGATAAGATTAAAGATGAAGAGATCCCGGCAATCAAAATGTCGAAGACGGTTACCCTGTTACTCGGGTCTAATGACAAAGTGTTTTGGTACGTATCTCCTGATGAGGTCAATGCAGATACTGAATTAAGCATGGACAGTGTGGATTACAGCCCGAATGGACTCAGAAAGGTTATTCAAAGGAGGATTAAGGAAGTCCACGAGCAGTGGACAGACACTACAAACTTATTTGTGATGATCAAGCCACTTCCCACATCGAAGTACAAAAATATTGTCGACGTACTCGATGAAATGACCATCAACGATGTAAAGACTTATGCCATTTTAAAGCCGGACGATCCCGTCGATAGTGTGGTTTGTGTTAAAATTGGGCAGGTAAGGAAATAATTGAGAGTTTTAGTTGTTATACTTTTTAAGGATTAAAGTCAAAAACATGGAAAAAAAGGATTATTTAAAGCTCTCCTGGGACGACATGATCTTCGAAGGTCGCAATAAATCTTATGGAGCTTACATTCTCCGCAAGATATACGACAACAACATGTCGAAAGCCCTGATTTTAGGTATTTTGCTTTTCGTTTTTGGTGTGAGCAGTCCGATGATCATCAAAATGGTCAGAGGCTGGATTCCCGAAAAAGCAAACAAGGATATTATGAAGGAAGTGATCCTTGCCGAACCGCCTCCATTGGATCCAAATAAACCACCACCTCCTCCGCCTCCTAAAGTGGAACCACCCCCTATTAAAGATCAGATAAAGTTCGTTCCTCCTAAAGTTAAAAAAGACGAAGAAGTCGAAGAAGAAGAACCACCACCGCCAACAATTGAAGAAATGGAAGACAAAGAAGTTTCTGATGTGACGCGGGAAGGGGAAGAAGGAGGAGTTGATGCCTCGTTGGTTGAACCTCCA includes:
- a CDS encoding biopolymer transporter ExbD: MAEMNVPESGAKKGKKKSRSKKMSTRVDLTAMVDLGFLLITFFMLATTFNKPKTMEIIKPAKEDKIKDEEIPAIKMSKTVTLLLGSNDKVFWYVSPDEVNADTELSMDSVDYSPNGLRKVIQRRIKEVHEQWTDTTNLFVMIKPLPTSKYKNIVDVLDEMTINDVKTYAILKPDDPVDSVVCVKIGQVRK
- a CDS encoding energy transducer TonB, which codes for MEKKDYLKLSWDDMIFEGRNKSYGAYILRKIYDNNMSKALILGILLFVFGVSSPMIIKMVRGWIPEKANKDIMKEVILAEPPPLDPNKPPPPPPPKVEPPPIKDQIKFVPPKVKKDEEVEEEEPPPPTIEEMEDKEVSDVTREGEEGGVDASLVEPPPVVEEAPKEVEPFKFVEQMPTFPDGEAAMMKYIREHVRYPSIAKENGIEGTVVIQFVVTSSGNINKVQVARGIGGGCDEEAVRVVKSMPNWKPGKHNGKAVPVSFTLPIRFKLEG
- a CDS encoding MotA/TolQ/ExbB proton channel family protein; this encodes MSNQNAKTDKNASSSKFSSLFAAIAIPTAFVIGVSVYIFILGDPSHFENGDPKGHPHPGDYLGMMYKGGPMVPILMTNFIIVLSVIIERMITIGAASGKGSIQTFVRKIKNFLDQNQIDQAITCCDQQKGSVANVIREGLGKYKEMSVNNQLDNEHKVLAIQKEIEESTSLELPVLEKNLVILATISSVATLLGLLGTVFGMIRAFSAIATAGAPDAVALSTGISEALINTALGIGTSALAIISYNYFTTRIDGMTYGIDEAGFTIAQTFASKH
- a CDS encoding biopolymer transporter ExbD — encoded protein: MPKVKVPRKSTTIDMTAMCDVAFLLLTFFILTTKFRPQEVVEIDIPSSTAQIPIPDKDILMFQIAPDGRAFFGLDDQITRLKLLNRLEEGYQIKFTEDQKEAFKLVELWGMNIRELPAYLSLDANSRAHFKHPGLVIDTTSGEHQLEDLILWSRQENNNLRIAIKADKTTEYRAFDKIIEALQNRKVNRFNLITSARSAQE